TGATGAAGCGAAATCAGAAAATCTACCAAATCCGGAGTAAATATTTCTTCAAACTGCTTCTCTGACTTTATTTTCAATTGAGTCTTAGTTTCCATAACTTATTGATTTTGTGATTTGATATTACAAACATAAATAAAAATATTCACAAATAGCGAACGTTCGCTAAATTTATTTAAAATTTATTATGCGAATAATCGCATCTAATTATTTATATTTGAGTAATGAATTCAGAAAGCGACTATATCAAAACGGTTTTCGGACTAAAACTGAAACAGCAGAGACAAAAGAAAAACTGGTCTCTTCAAGATCTTGCCGTAAAGACAGGATTGTCAAAATCCTATCTCAACGAAATTGAAAACGGAAAAAAATATCCCAAGCACGATAAAATCATTCAGCTTTCTGAAGCGCTGAACTGCACTTTTGATGATCTGGTTTCTACCAAGCTTGATAAAAGTCTGGCTCCATTCAATGAAATTCTTCAATCTGATTTTTTTAAAGAAGTTCCGCTGGAGCTATTCGGAATTAATAAAAATAACCTCATCAGTATTATCAGTGATGCCCCCAAAAAAGTAACGGCTTTTATTAATGCACTGATCGAAATTTCACAGAATTATAATCTTGGAAAGGAAAGGTTTTATTTTGCGGTATTGAGATCATTTCAGGAATTGTACGATAATTATTTCCCGGAAATTGAGGAAAAAGTTGAACTGTTTACAAAGGAAAATCAACTAAAAATCGAAAAAAACTTAAAGTCTGATATTCTGGAGAAGATTCTTACAGAAAAATTCGGATATATTATTCAATCGGAAGATTTTGAGAAATACGGAACTTTGGATAACCTACGCTCTCTTTTTATTCCAGAGAAAAAATTATTGCTGCTGAATCAAAAACTGGAAAAGGATCAGAAAACTTTTATTCTTGCAAAGGAAATCGGATTTAATGTTTTAGAGTTAAAAAATCGTCCCAACACCTATTCATGGCTTGATTTTGGGAGTTTTGAGGAAATTCTGAACAATTTTTACGCATCCTATTTTGCAGGAGCTTTGCTAATTTCAAAAGAACCTGTCATTGAAAAAACTTCAGAGCTTTTTCAGCAAAATAAATGGGAACCCAAAAGTTTCGAAAGCCTTATCAACAGTTTCACCCGATCACCGGAAACGTTTTATTACCGACTTACTAATATCCTTTCGGCAGAAATGGGAATCAAAGATTTATTTTATTTGTGCCTGGTAAAAAAGAAAAATTCAGATAAAATTCAGATTTTAAAAGAGCTTCACCTGAATCATCAGCAGGCTCCTCATGCCAATGCAACCAACGAACATTATTGCAGAAGATGGATTGCTGTAAAAAACCTTGACCATTTAAAAGAAAATGAAACGCTGACGGATGCTCAGATTTCCCATTATAAAGATCAGGGCATAAGCTATCTGGTGATTTCCACTTCACAGAAAAATCCTTTTTCTGATGGGAGCAACAGAAGCTACTGTCTCGGTATTCTACTCAATCCACAAACAATAAAAAAAATAAGTTTCATTAAGTCTCCTTCTTTAAAAACCATCAACGTTGGTGTTACCTGTGAATCCTGCAGCATTGCAGATTGTGAAGTAAGACAGGCGCCTCCGGTAAGGCTGGAAAAGGAGCATTTTAATCTGAGTATGAAGAATGCTGTAGAGAAGATCACGAGGAGTTTTGAGGATGTGTAAGAGTGAATAGTTAATGCAGAATTCAAGGTGTAAGGTGCGAGGTTGTGAGTATGGAAAAGCTTTCCTTCTGCCAAATGAAATGCCTTTGCGAACATTAGCGTTAATAATAATTCACCATTGACTTTGCGGAGCAAAAATTGACAATTATTTTATATCTTAGTAAAAACACACACATGATATTAGATTTATTGTTTCCGAACCGCTGCATCCGCTGCAATAGAATCATTGGTCCTGAACTTTTAGTATGTGATCTTTGCTTTAGCCAGATTCATTTCACCCACTACAATTATTTTGAAAACAATCCGATTAAGGAAAAATGCAGTTTATTCTTTCCGATCGAAAATGCTTTTTCTTTAATACAGTTCGAAGAAGAAGGCTTAAGCCGGAAAATTATTCATGAGCTAAAGTACCGAAGCCGGGAAAAAGCGGGTAAGATTCTCGCTGACTGGACAGCAGAACGTCTGGATTTTAACAACGAAAAACCTGATTTACTGGTAAGCGTTCCTCTTCATCCCAAGAAGCTGAAGGAACGGGG
The nucleotide sequence above comes from Chryseobacterium sp. 7. Encoded proteins:
- a CDS encoding helix-turn-helix domain-containing protein; amino-acid sequence: MNSESDYIKTVFGLKLKQQRQKKNWSLQDLAVKTGLSKSYLNEIENGKKYPKHDKIIQLSEALNCTFDDLVSTKLDKSLAPFNEILQSDFFKEVPLELFGINKNNLISIISDAPKKVTAFINALIEISQNYNLGKERFYFAVLRSFQELYDNYFPEIEEKVELFTKENQLKIEKNLKSDILEKILTEKFGYIIQSEDFEKYGTLDNLRSLFIPEKKLLLLNQKLEKDQKTFILAKEIGFNVLELKNRPNTYSWLDFGSFEEILNNFYASYFAGALLISKEPVIEKTSELFQQNKWEPKSFESLINSFTRSPETFYYRLTNILSAEMGIKDLFYLCLVKKKNSDKIQILKELHLNHQQAPHANATNEHYCRRWIAVKNLDHLKENETLTDAQISHYKDQGISYLVISTSQKNPFSDGSNRSYCLGILLNPQTIKKISFIKSPSLKTINVGVTCESCSIADCEVRQAPPVRLEKEHFNLSMKNAVEKITRSFEDV
- a CDS encoding ComF family protein, which codes for MILDLLFPNRCIRCNRIIGPELLVCDLCFSQIHFTHYNYFENNPIKEKCSLFFPIENAFSLIQFEEEGLSRKIIHELKYRSREKAGKILADWTAERLDFNNEKPDLLVSVPLHPKKLKERGYNQLHLFTETLSSLYNIPFDHQLIKRNHYSKAQALKDKKHRLESINTFSATQPITGKHILLIDDVFTTGNTVSSVAWEILNAGNNRVSVLVMAVDV